Proteins encoded in a region of the Stieleria neptunia genome:
- a CDS encoding excinuclease ABC subunit UvrC, which produces MTDSSAESPTGFDQAAAKVKTFPQSPGVYLMKDDAGRVIYVGKAKNLRSRAGSYFLKAAAEDARTAGWIGEIADIDYMDCDSEVDALLVESRLIKDIQPKHNKDLKDDKSFPYLMITTREEFPRIEVTREPKAKGVKLYGPFASAGALRGAIQVLQRIFKFRTCSLDISESDERWKWFRPCLLASINQCTAPCNFRIGKEEYRRDIKRLQTFLEGGKRKLIKEMRDEMTAASKALDFERAAIVRDEIQMLERLEERGELDTHAQPEVFYIDPKKGLAGLRKVLSLEETPRVIEGVDIAHLGGGETVASLVQFIDGLPFKPGYRRFKINDVDGIDDFRSIYEVVSRRFRRLSDDSDAFPDILLIDGGKGQLSAAMAAFRDQDITPPTVISLAKRDEEIFRPGESEPLRLSKNSFALRLLQYVRDESHRFAQHYHHILRNKSTFDR; this is translated from the coding sequence ATGACCGACTCTTCTGCTGAATCACCGACCGGATTTGATCAGGCAGCCGCCAAGGTCAAAACGTTTCCCCAGTCACCCGGCGTCTACTTGATGAAGGACGATGCCGGGCGGGTGATCTATGTCGGCAAAGCCAAAAACCTGCGCAGCCGCGCGGGAAGCTACTTTCTGAAAGCGGCCGCGGAGGATGCCCGGACGGCCGGCTGGATCGGGGAGATCGCCGACATCGACTACATGGATTGCGACAGCGAGGTCGATGCCTTGTTGGTGGAGTCGCGTTTGATCAAGGACATCCAGCCGAAGCACAACAAGGATCTCAAGGACGACAAGAGTTTTCCCTACCTGATGATCACGACGCGTGAAGAGTTCCCACGAATCGAAGTCACGCGGGAACCGAAAGCAAAGGGTGTCAAGCTGTACGGGCCGTTTGCCAGCGCCGGCGCACTCCGCGGTGCGATCCAAGTGCTGCAGCGGATCTTTAAATTTCGCACCTGTTCGTTGGACATCTCGGAATCCGACGAACGCTGGAAATGGTTTCGCCCCTGTCTGTTGGCCAGCATCAATCAGTGCACCGCGCCTTGCAATTTTCGCATCGGCAAAGAAGAGTATCGACGCGACATCAAGCGGCTGCAAACGTTTCTCGAAGGCGGGAAACGCAAATTGATCAAGGAGATGCGGGACGAGATGACGGCGGCCAGCAAAGCGCTGGATTTCGAACGTGCGGCCATCGTCCGCGATGAAATTCAAATGTTGGAACGACTGGAAGAACGCGGCGAATTGGACACGCACGCCCAGCCGGAGGTGTTTTACATCGATCCGAAGAAAGGCTTGGCGGGTCTCCGCAAAGTGTTGTCGCTGGAGGAAACACCCCGGGTCATCGAAGGCGTCGACATCGCGCATTTGGGCGGCGGCGAAACGGTCGCCAGCCTGGTCCAATTCATCGACGGGCTGCCTTTTAAACCCGGCTACCGGCGCTTCAAAATCAACGACGTCGACGGCATCGATGACTTTCGTAGTATTTATGAAGTGGTCTCACGCCGCTTTCGCCGGCTCAGCGACGACAGCGATGCGTTCCCCGACATCCTGTTGATCGATGGCGGCAAGGGCCAATTGAGCGCGGCGATGGCGGCGTTTCGTGATCAGGACATCACTCCGCCGACCGTCATCTCGTTGGCCAAACGCGACGAGGAGATCTTTCGGCCGGGCGAAAGTGAGCCGCTGCGGTTGAGCAAGAACTCGTTCGCGCTGCGATTGCTGCAATACGTCCGCGATGAATCACACCGTTTCGCCCAGCACTACCACCACATTCTCCGCAACAAATCGACCTTCGATCGGTGA
- a CDS encoding zinc ribbon domain-containing protein, whose product MAVDNKTQFESALLRRLHSLLLQIGDLEGQLARGPRQIKAGEGVVQASQETLDQAKQAVKAATLACDEKQLQLKSREDRIEGLKAKLNTASSNKEFDLLKEQIAADEQANSVQSDEIFEGLERIDELQEAVAVAERELAEKTAEHKKRVEAVENRMVVVQADLDHVRNELAKAEAEVPAAARSEYKRLTEGRGDEALAPIEDDSCGGCNQTLTTQMVDRVRLGFLTHCPACSSWLYLP is encoded by the coding sequence ATGGCCGTCGACAACAAGACACAATTCGAAAGCGCGTTGTTGCGTCGCTTGCACTCACTGCTTTTGCAAATCGGCGACTTGGAGGGGCAGCTTGCACGGGGACCGAGACAGATCAAGGCCGGCGAGGGTGTGGTCCAGGCCAGCCAGGAGACGCTCGATCAGGCCAAGCAGGCGGTCAAAGCTGCGACGCTGGCATGCGACGAAAAACAGCTTCAATTGAAATCGCGAGAGGATCGGATCGAGGGCTTGAAAGCGAAGCTGAACACGGCGTCGAGCAACAAGGAGTTCGACCTTCTGAAGGAGCAGATCGCGGCCGACGAACAGGCCAACAGCGTTCAAAGTGACGAGATTTTTGAAGGGCTCGAACGCATCGACGAGCTGCAAGAAGCCGTCGCGGTGGCCGAGCGTGAATTGGCCGAAAAGACGGCCGAGCACAAGAAACGCGTCGAGGCGGTGGAGAACCGAATGGTCGTCGTCCAAGCCGATTTGGACCACGTCCGCAATGAACTCGCCAAGGCGGAAGCCGAGGTCCCGGCGGCGGCCCGTTCGGAGTACAAACGTTTAACCGAAGGCCGCGGCGACGAAGCCCTGGCACCGATCGAAGACGATTCCTGTGGCGGATGCAATCAGACGTTGACCACGCAGATGGTCGATCGCGTCCGACTGGGATTCTTGACACACTGTCCGGCCTGTTCCTCCTGGCTTTATCTTCCGTAA
- a CDS encoding class I adenylate-forming enzyme family protein has translation MTHSIGTLVDALNRNAEQFATGRALLLSDDSGSFQPQDSVTWAELARWVKAVAVRLRLQNPHHAPVMHVVSNTPVDVVIALACQAAGITEIPVDVDGGADYLSGCRRKVDCDWLEDAAKGELVRRGYDAIRSDSGRSVVAELPEVSATDDALVLWTSGTSGQPKGVVLSHASQLLNAAAKLRSVPQSRTDLRLTVLSIAHGYARTCDLGTWLLSGCTLAIARGYEGWQRVCERCAPTLCNLVPSLAGRVLESGPVPPSLRLVGCGGAAMTEDQFWRWGEQGVTVIQGYGLTEAGPVIASQTPGDSIAGHAGRFVDGWEYRLEGEPVQKDGPEEGRLFVRGPHLMRGYWQDSESTARRIDAAGWLDTGDRVRIGPATRQLQILGRCDDRIVLSNGHKIDPLGLEQRLAAIHGVRTAVVSAGAERRSVEFWVETTESELPIREIDAIVRTLPRWEQPRRIRRLVVPENARERLLNRKGAIRRSEMLRYLDRSTGSC, from the coding sequence GTGACACATTCCATCGGTACCCTTGTCGATGCACTGAACCGAAACGCGGAGCAATTTGCCACGGGGCGGGCGCTGCTGCTTTCGGATGATTCGGGTTCGTTCCAGCCACAGGACTCGGTGACGTGGGCGGAACTGGCGCGCTGGGTGAAGGCCGTTGCCGTGCGGCTGCGGTTACAAAATCCGCATCATGCACCCGTCATGCACGTGGTCAGCAACACGCCGGTCGATGTCGTGATCGCACTGGCTTGCCAAGCGGCGGGGATCACGGAGATCCCGGTGGACGTTGATGGCGGAGCCGACTATTTGTCGGGCTGTCGCCGCAAGGTCGATTGTGATTGGCTGGAAGACGCTGCCAAGGGAGAACTCGTTCGTCGCGGCTACGATGCGATACGTTCCGATTCCGGTCGATCCGTCGTCGCGGAGTTGCCGGAGGTTTCCGCAACGGACGACGCGTTGGTGTTGTGGACCAGCGGGACATCGGGCCAGCCCAAGGGAGTTGTTTTGTCGCACGCGAGTCAGTTGCTCAATGCCGCCGCCAAACTGCGGTCGGTTCCACAGTCCAGAACGGATCTGCGTTTGACGGTGCTTTCGATCGCTCATGGTTACGCCAGGACATGCGATCTGGGCACGTGGTTGCTGTCGGGGTGCACGTTGGCGATCGCACGCGGCTACGAAGGTTGGCAACGGGTGTGCGAACGATGTGCGCCGACGCTGTGCAATCTGGTCCCCAGCTTGGCCGGTCGCGTGCTGGAAAGCGGCCCCGTCCCGCCGTCGCTGCGGTTGGTCGGTTGTGGGGGAGCGGCGATGACAGAAGATCAGTTTTGGCGGTGGGGCGAGCAGGGCGTGACGGTGATCCAGGGTTATGGGTTGACCGAAGCGGGGCCGGTGATCGCCAGTCAAACGCCCGGCGATTCGATTGCGGGGCACGCCGGTCGTTTCGTCGACGGCTGGGAATATCGCCTTGAAGGTGAGCCTGTGCAGAAGGACGGGCCGGAGGAAGGGCGGCTGTTTGTACGTGGGCCGCATCTGATGCGTGGTTATTGGCAGGACAGCGAATCAACCGCGCGGCGAATCGACGCGGCGGGTTGGCTGGACACGGGCGATCGCGTGCGGATCGGCCCGGCCACGCGACAGTTGCAAATCTTGGGACGCTGTGACGACCGGATCGTTTTGTCCAACGGGCACAAGATTGACCCGCTGGGACTGGAACAGCGGCTTGCGGCGATTCATGGTGTGCGGACCGCGGTCGTTTCGGCGGGAGCGGAACGACGATCCGTTGAGTTTTGGGTGGAGACGACCGAGTCGGAACTTCCGATTCGCGAAATCGACGCGATCGTCCGCACCTTGCCACGCTGGGAACAGCCCCGTCGGATCCGGCGGTTGGTGGTTCCGGAAAACGCCAGGGAGCGGCTGTTGAATCGAAAAGGGGCGATTCGGCGTTCCGAGATGTTGCGTTACCTCGATCGGTCGACGGGTTCCTGCTGA